In Streptomyces longhuiensis, the following proteins share a genomic window:
- a CDS encoding universal stress protein has product MSGSGAPTAARVVVGVSGSLGSLTALCRAAVEARHRGAALWPVLAWEPPGGDLAARRSSSYVLLDDWRRIACRNLLTALDDAFGGTGPGAPMSALVARGTPGPALVEIADGEDDILVVGAGRRSYCHRAFSRSVSRYCLAHAGCPVLAVPPSPLEAELTSAHRRNTWRLRLDARHLTDESVRPEA; this is encoded by the coding sequence ATGTCTGGTTCCGGCGCCCCCACAGCCGCTCGCGTCGTGGTGGGAGTGAGTGGCTCCCTCGGCAGCCTCACGGCTCTGTGCCGGGCCGCCGTCGAGGCCCGGCACCGCGGTGCCGCGCTGTGGCCCGTCCTGGCGTGGGAACCGCCGGGCGGGGATCTCGCCGCCCGCCGCTCCTCGTCGTACGTGCTGCTCGACGACTGGCGGCGCATCGCGTGCCGGAATCTGCTCACCGCGCTCGACGACGCGTTCGGCGGCACGGGCCCAGGTGCGCCGATGAGCGCCCTTGTCGCCCGAGGCACCCCTGGCCCGGCGCTGGTGGAGATCGCGGACGGCGAGGACGACATCCTGGTCGTCGGCGCCGGCCGCCGAAGTTACTGCCACCGCGCCTTCTCCCGCTCGGTGAGCCGCTACTGTCTCGCCCACGCCGGCTGCCCGGTTCTCGCGGTGCCGCCGTCCCCGCTGGAGGCCGAGCTGACCAGCGCGCATCGCCGCAACACCTGGCGACTGCGCCTGGACGCACGGCACTTGACCGACGAGTCCGTGCGGCCCGAGGCCTGA
- a CDS encoding sensor histidine kinase — protein MARGKLRIYLGAAPGVGKTYAMLSEAHRRVERGTDCVVGFVEHHNRPRTEVMLHGLEQIPRRELEYRGSVFTEMDVDAVLARHPQVALVDELPHTNIPGSRNTKRWQDVEELLAAGIDVISTVNIQHLESLGDVVESITGIRQQETVPDEVVRRADQIELVDMSPPALRRRMAHGNIYQSDKVDAALSNYFRPGNLTALRELALLWVADRVDEYLTEYRRDHQVSKIWGSRERIVVGLTGGPEGRTLIRRAARLAEKGAGGEVMAVHIARSDGLASASPGELAQQRTLVEDLGGTFHHVVGDDVSSGLLEFARGVNATQIVLGVSRRRDWQYVFGPGVGATVARESGPDLDVHLITHDEAGKGRGLPAARGARLGGPRTVWGWLVGVLGPALLTALLTGVAPEVGLANDMLLFLALTVAAALLGGLLPALASAAVGSLLLNWFFTPPVHALTIADPKNIVAIAIFVGVAVSVASVVDLAARRTHQAARLRAESEILSFLAGSVLRGETSVEALLERVRETFGMESVALLERESEVVPWTCAGHVGGGGPVARPEDADVDMPVGDHMSLALSGRVLPASDRRVLAAFAAQAVVVLDRRRLQHEAAQAKELAEGNRIRTALLAAVSHDLRTPLAGIKASVSSLRSEDVEWSDEDRAELLEAIEDGADRLDLLVGNLLDMSRLQTGTVSPLIREIDVDEVVPMALGGVPEDSVELDIPETLPMVYVDKGLLERSVANLVENAVKYSPVGTPVLVSASAIADRVEVRVIDRGPGVPDEAKESIFEPFQRYGDAPRGAGVGLGLAVARGFAEAMGGTLDAEDTPGGGLTMVLGVRVAPAQQPEQSDLSVTA, from the coding sequence ATGGCACGCGGCAAGCTTCGGATCTACCTCGGCGCGGCGCCCGGGGTCGGCAAGACGTACGCGATGCTCTCCGAGGCGCACCGCCGTGTCGAGCGGGGCACCGACTGCGTGGTCGGCTTCGTGGAACACCACAACCGGCCGCGCACCGAGGTGATGCTGCACGGCCTGGAGCAGATCCCGCGGCGGGAGCTGGAGTACCGCGGCAGCGTCTTCACCGAGATGGACGTGGACGCGGTACTGGCACGACATCCGCAGGTGGCCCTCGTCGACGAGTTGCCCCACACGAACATCCCCGGCTCGCGCAACACCAAGCGATGGCAGGACGTGGAGGAACTGCTGGCCGCGGGCATCGACGTGATCTCCACGGTCAACATCCAGCACCTGGAGTCGCTCGGCGACGTGGTGGAGTCCATCACCGGCATACGACAACAGGAGACGGTCCCGGACGAGGTGGTGCGGCGGGCGGACCAGATCGAGCTGGTCGACATGTCACCGCCCGCGCTGCGCCGCCGCATGGCGCACGGCAACATCTACCAGTCCGACAAGGTCGACGCGGCGTTGTCCAACTACTTCCGGCCGGGCAACCTGACCGCGCTGCGCGAACTGGCGCTGCTGTGGGTGGCCGACCGCGTCGACGAGTATCTGACCGAGTACCGCAGAGACCATCAGGTGTCGAAGATCTGGGGCTCGCGCGAGCGGATCGTCGTCGGCCTGACCGGGGGTCCCGAGGGCCGCACGTTGATCCGCCGTGCCGCCCGGCTCGCGGAGAAGGGTGCGGGCGGCGAGGTCATGGCCGTCCACATCGCCCGAAGCGACGGGCTGGCCTCCGCCTCGCCCGGGGAACTCGCCCAGCAGCGCACCCTCGTCGAGGATCTCGGCGGCACCTTCCACCATGTCGTCGGGGACGACGTCTCCTCGGGGCTCCTGGAGTTCGCGCGCGGGGTGAACGCCACGCAGATCGTCCTCGGAGTGTCCCGCCGCAGGGACTGGCAGTACGTCTTCGGGCCCGGCGTCGGCGCGACGGTGGCCCGTGAGTCGGGGCCCGACCTCGACGTCCATCTGATCACCCACGACGAGGCGGGCAAGGGCCGTGGCCTGCCCGCCGCCCGGGGAGCGCGCCTCGGCGGTCCGAGGACCGTATGGGGCTGGCTCGTCGGTGTGCTCGGCCCCGCGCTCCTCACCGCCCTGCTCACCGGCGTCGCCCCGGAAGTCGGGCTCGCCAACGACATGTTGCTGTTCCTGGCCCTGACGGTGGCCGCGGCCCTGCTCGGTGGCCTGCTGCCGGCACTGGCCTCCGCGGCGGTCGGCTCGCTCCTGCTGAACTGGTTCTTCACCCCTCCCGTCCATGCCCTCACCATCGCCGACCCGAAGAACATCGTCGCCATCGCGATCTTCGTCGGTGTCGCGGTCTCCGTGGCCTCCGTGGTGGACCTCGCCGCCCGCCGTACGCACCAGGCGGCCCGGCTGCGCGCCGAGTCGGAGATCCTCTCCTTCCTCGCGGGCAGTGTGCTGCGCGGCGAGACCAGCGTGGAGGCGCTGTTGGAGCGGGTCCGCGAGACCTTCGGCATGGAGTCGGTGGCCCTGCTGGAGCGGGAGAGCGAGGTGGTTCCGTGGACCTGCGCGGGACATGTGGGCGGGGGAGGGCCGGTGGCGCGGCCGGAGGACGCGGACGTCGACATGCCCGTCGGTGACCACATGTCCCTCGCGCTGTCCGGTCGCGTGCTGCCCGCCTCCGACCGGCGGGTGCTGGCCGCGTTCGCCGCCCAGGCCGTCGTTGTCCTGGACCGCAGGCGCCTCCAGCACGAGGCCGCCCAGGCCAAGGAGTTGGCCGAGGGCAACCGCATCCGCACCGCGCTGCTCGCCGCGGTCAGTCACGATCTGCGCACGCCGCTCGCGGGCATCAAGGCGTCCGTCTCGTCCCTGCGGTCGGAGGATGTCGAGTGGTCCGACGAGGACCGGGCGGAGCTCCTGGAGGCGATCGAGGACGGCGCCGACCGACTCGACCTCCTGGTGGGCAACCTGCTGGACATGTCCCGGCTGCAGACCGGCACCGTCAGCCCGCTGATCCGTGAGATCGACGTCGACGAGGTGGTCCCGATGGCCCTGGGCGGCGTGCCCGAGGACAGCGTGGAACTGGACATTCCCGAGACGCTTCCGATGGTGTACGTGGACAAGGGGCTGCTGGAGCGGTCGGTGGCCAACCTGGTGGAGAACGCGGTCAAGTACAGCCCGGTGGGTACGCCGGTACTGGTCTCCGCGAGCGCCATCGCCGACCGTGTCGAAGTCCGGGTGATCGACCGCGGGCCGGGTGTCCCCGACGAGGCGAAGGAGAGCATCTTCGAGCCGTTCCAGCGGTACGGCGACGCCCCGCGCGGCGCCGGTGTCGGCCTGGGCCTCGCGGTCGCGCGCGGCTTCGCCGAGGCCATGGGCGGCACCCTCGATGCCGAGGACACCCCCGGCGGCGGACTCACCATGGTGCTCGGAGTGCGGGTGGCGCCGGCGCAGCAGCCGGAGCAGTCCGACCTCTCGGTCACGGCCTAG